The Streptomyces kanamyceticus genome window below encodes:
- a CDS encoding MATE family efflux transporter: protein MTQRARLLDLATVRDVVRVSVPLMFGMVGNLILMLVDRICLARYSEDALKASGPAVFTATTVVMVTTGAVGITRSYVAQAHGRGDERDAMDEGANGFVVGVLLSVLLLLSTPLLMWVPTLSGQPEHIQDLEAQFLGLSTLYGSVMTLNMALSSYFNGMGRTRVPMAVGIAGQIVGVVMTVGLVFGRFGLPELGMRGSALGTLSAVSVMFVGYVVFLPKGYAAGFGRLWRKGGRRIADVLWLRLRRGAPAGGSLSLEELGQTAFVWLAGVLGSVALAANNVALSLNYAAVIPLIGLGMGCNILCGKAVGAGLHQSIPHIMRVTLTISGAYVAVVAVFQIATPTLLLSPFGLDGADSAVTSHAVDASRVLWTYSLAFMFSMVGSAVLECLGLARFGFVARIVLMWCLCVPTIIAFVLLNRDDPDVLPVMWVIFSAFEAVMAAVCLWRVKRAVGNQENRLHTTEQVEQTA from the coding sequence GTGACCCAGCGGGCCCGGCTGCTCGACCTGGCCACGGTGCGCGATGTCGTCCGCGTCTCGGTGCCTTTGATGTTCGGCATGGTCGGCAATCTGATCCTGATGCTGGTAGACCGGATCTGCCTGGCCCGCTACTCGGAGGACGCGCTCAAGGCGTCGGGACCCGCCGTCTTCACCGCCACCACGGTGGTCATGGTGACCACCGGCGCGGTCGGCATCACCCGCTCGTACGTCGCGCAGGCACACGGCCGCGGCGACGAGCGGGACGCGATGGACGAGGGCGCCAACGGATTCGTCGTCGGCGTGCTCCTGTCCGTGCTGCTCCTGCTGTCCACCCCGCTCCTGATGTGGGTGCCGACGCTCAGCGGACAGCCCGAGCACATCCAGGACCTCGAAGCGCAGTTCCTGGGTCTCTCCACGCTGTACGGCAGCGTCATGACCCTCAACATGGCGCTCTCCTCGTACTTCAACGGCATGGGCCGCACCCGGGTGCCGATGGCCGTCGGCATCGCCGGACAGATCGTCGGCGTCGTCATGACGGTCGGCCTGGTCTTCGGCCGCTTCGGTCTGCCGGAGCTCGGCATGCGGGGCTCCGCGCTCGGCACGCTCAGCGCCGTCTCCGTCATGTTCGTCGGATACGTTGTGTTCCTGCCCAAGGGGTACGCCGCGGGATTCGGCAGGCTCTGGCGCAAGGGCGGCCGACGGATCGCCGACGTGCTGTGGCTGCGCCTGCGGCGCGGCGCGCCCGCCGGTGGCTCGCTCAGCCTTGAGGAGCTGGGCCAGACCGCGTTCGTCTGGCTGGCCGGGGTGCTCGGCTCGGTGGCGCTGGCCGCCAACAACGTCGCGCTGTCCCTCAACTACGCCGCCGTCATCCCCCTGATCGGCCTGGGCATGGGCTGCAACATCCTGTGCGGAAAGGCCGTCGGCGCCGGACTCCACCAGAGCATCCCGCACATCATGCGCGTCACCCTGACCATCTCGGGCGCCTACGTGGCCGTGGTCGCCGTCTTCCAGATCGCCACCCCGACCCTGCTGCTCAGCCCCTTCGGTCTCGACGGCGCCGACTCCGCCGTGACCTCCCACGCCGTGGACGCCTCGCGGGTCCTGTGGACGTACTCCCTGGCCTTCATGTTCTCGATGGTCGGCTCCGCCGTCCTGGAGTGCCTCGGGCTCGCGCGCTTCGGATTCGTGGCGCGGATCGTCCTCATGTGGTGCCTGTGCGTTCCCACGATCATCGCGTTCGTGCTGCTCAACCGCGACGACCCGGACGTGCTCCCGGTCATGTGGGTGATCTTCTCCGCCTTCGAAGCGGTGATGGCCGCGGTCTGCCTGTGGCGCGTCAAGCGGGCCGTCGGCAACCAGGAGAACCGGCTCCACACCACCGAACAGGTCGAGCAGACCGCCTGA
- a CDS encoding class-II aminoacyl-tRNA synthetase family protein: MRYRHERPVDAGTADELRKALGFHYDGVTVELLDKGVEVGVPAGPTEAELGEMVRHFLRGHRAVAATVITEQAGSPGLACTLPDDDRIAVARGAYLHGPEWTAAMDHVRALCRERLAEPFGAPLLAGSAQISRDVLVRAGYYQKFPNLVNAVARIRDHYWDGVTVSQLRPNQAGALDSFYAPGETVLTPVTCYHVYENAAELKSRYDTGVFAIDGPVFRHESRNHSATRLGEFRMFELVGLGGAEDIAADFERMLKAFTAFFADLGIPHRIVSASDAFFGDAPTMTREAQLLNKSKFEVRVPLGDGELSVASVNAHGEVFADSFGLRELGTDATCCAGIGLDRLTYALLSYGLLGTKDHRPAGSAIRPTGGMKSWKT, encoded by the coding sequence GTGCGATACCGCCACGAGCGCCCGGTGGACGCCGGGACCGCCGACGAACTGCGTAAAGCCCTCGGGTTCCACTACGACGGCGTCACCGTCGAACTCCTGGACAAGGGCGTCGAAGTAGGCGTCCCCGCCGGGCCGACCGAGGCCGAACTGGGGGAAATGGTCCGGCACTTCCTGCGCGGACACCGCGCGGTGGCCGCCACGGTCATCACCGAGCAGGCGGGGAGCCCCGGCCTCGCCTGCACCCTGCCCGACGACGACCGGATCGCCGTCGCCAGGGGCGCCTATCTGCACGGGCCCGAGTGGACCGCGGCCATGGACCACGTGCGCGCACTGTGTCGGGAGCGCCTCGCCGAGCCGTTCGGGGCGCCGCTCCTGGCAGGCTCGGCGCAGATCTCCCGGGACGTGCTCGTACGGGCGGGTTACTACCAGAAGTTCCCGAACCTGGTGAACGCCGTCGCCCGCATCCGCGACCACTACTGGGACGGCGTCACCGTCTCCCAGCTGCGGCCCAACCAGGCCGGGGCGCTCGACTCCTTCTACGCCCCGGGGGAGACCGTCCTCACGCCCGTCACCTGCTACCACGTGTACGAGAACGCGGCAGAGCTCAAGAGCCGTTACGACACCGGGGTGTTCGCGATCGACGGGCCGGTGTTCCGGCACGAGTCGCGCAACCACAGCGCCACCCGGCTCGGCGAGTTCAGGATGTTCGAACTCGTCGGGCTCGGCGGCGCCGAGGACATCGCGGCGGACTTCGAGCGGATGCTGAAGGCGTTCACCGCGTTCTTCGCCGACCTCGGCATCCCGCACCGCATCGTCAGCGCGTCCGACGCGTTCTTCGGGGACGCGCCGACCATGACGCGCGAGGCCCAGCTGCTCAACAAGAGCAAGTTCGAGGTGCGGGTGCCGCTCGGCGACGGCGAACTCTCCGTGGCCAGCGTCAACGCGCACGGCGAGGTGTTCGCCGACTCGTTCGGCCTGCGCGAGCTCGGCACCGACGCGACCTGCTGCGCCGGGATCGGCCTGGACCGCCTCACCTACGCCCTGCTGTCGTACGGACTGCTCGGCACGAAGGACCACCGGCCAGCCGGTTCCGCAATCCGACCCACCGGGGGAATGAAGTCATGGAAGACCTGA
- a CDS encoding 2OG-Fe dioxygenase family protein — protein sequence MTCITLSCCVRPATVCRIEAFIDSRGIFAVPENISTLARQGYDRWDLGSHFGIGEEDADYKALRAAYDDLPEDPYATGSGRYRRYARGVFLPWSKEFFWMPATESQARDGMNGYYQGDNNPEYVNVTRDLPAISDEVCNNKLLLDMIQFDFSQTHWNEDDSVWPLYVGVHLIKLHIAEDGYEAVSSPNELHQDGEPYVFAHMIYRHNAEGGANLIATPDYRGKQPEDVPPADRLAEFQMERPLEAYAITDDLVSHYVGPIRKGSAPEPGERAILLADWVPMRHRI from the coding sequence GTGACTTGCATCACGTTGAGTTGCTGTGTTCGCCCGGCTACTGTCTGCCGCATCGAAGCTTTCATCGATTCACGGGGGATTTTTGCTGTGCCCGAAAACATCTCTACTCTCGCCCGCCAGGGATACGACCGATGGGATCTTGGATCCCATTTCGGAATAGGCGAGGAAGACGCCGACTACAAGGCGCTCAGGGCCGCTTACGACGATCTCCCCGAAGACCCTTACGCGACCGGCTCCGGACGCTACCGCCGCTATGCGCGCGGTGTATTCCTGCCGTGGTCCAAGGAATTCTTCTGGATGCCCGCCACGGAAAGCCAGGCGCGGGACGGCATGAACGGCTACTACCAGGGCGACAACAATCCCGAGTACGTGAACGTCACTCGCGATCTCCCCGCGATCAGCGACGAGGTGTGCAACAACAAGCTCCTCCTCGACATGATCCAGTTCGACTTCTCCCAGACGCACTGGAACGAGGACGACTCGGTCTGGCCCCTCTACGTAGGGGTCCACCTGATCAAGCTGCACATCGCCGAGGACGGCTACGAGGCGGTGTCGTCGCCGAACGAGCTGCACCAGGACGGCGAGCCCTACGTGTTCGCCCACATGATCTACCGGCACAACGCCGAGGGCGGCGCCAACCTCATCGCCACCCCCGACTACCGCGGCAAGCAGCCCGAGGACGTGCCGCCCGCCGACCGGCTCGCCGAGTTCCAGATGGAGCGCCCGCTGGAGGCGTACGCCATCACGGACGACCTCGTCAGCCACTACGTCGGTCCCATCCGCAAGGGCAGCGCCCCGGAGCCGGGCGAGCGGGCCATCCTGCTCGCCGACTGGGTCCCGATGCGTCACCGCATCTGA
- a CDS encoding acyl carrier protein, translating into MSSIVIDERISEVLKEIAELPESFEISAEQDLKADLNIDSLKLIDIVVQVEAVLDIELGDEFSRDLVTVGDLQRQVSEHVGA; encoded by the coding sequence ATGTCGAGCATTGTCATCGACGAGCGCATTTCCGAAGTCCTCAAGGAGATCGCCGAACTGCCGGAATCCTTTGAAATCTCGGCCGAGCAGGACCTCAAGGCCGATCTGAACATCGACTCCCTCAAGCTGATCGACATCGTCGTTCAGGTGGAGGCCGTCCTGGACATCGAACTCGGCGATGAATTCTCCCGTGATCTGGTCACGGTCGGAGATCTCCAGCGCCAGGTGAGCGAGCACGTCGGAGCCTGA
- a CDS encoding beta-ketoacyl synthase N-terminal-like domain-containing protein has product MSRGAASTTGSARVFITGLGVISPAGAGVEPFWNDLCAGRSRFEELPPLYAGMKPGILGGRVPQEARETALARVDAVTRERPRAASLFAEFAALEALRDAGLTPGDAALRSAVVCVGSSDGQAEALEDVVAGRGDATGTGGFASYSIAQGVARTVGASGPAYLLQSTCASANVALSCALEMLRAGIADTAVVGGCDPYSEKNIIGFNTLQAIGPKPCKPFTKGRRFVTPSEGSGMFVLQTERALRPDATPYAEVLATAISNDASHPTAPDREGVAACHRRSLEEAGLKADDIDVIFAHGTGSRANDTIEGGIFAERYPRAAVTAIKSTIGHLMGAAGAAGVVAACLALRHRQVPPTAVDPDDVELDINLVTGEPLSVPDLRHVQNNAFGFGGNNAISIFRSAS; this is encoded by the coding sequence GTGAGCCGGGGAGCAGCGAGCACCACTGGATCAGCGAGGGTCTTCATCACCGGGCTCGGCGTCATCTCGCCCGCGGGCGCGGGCGTCGAGCCCTTCTGGAACGACCTGTGCGCGGGCCGCAGCCGCTTCGAGGAACTGCCTCCGCTGTACGCGGGGATGAAGCCCGGCATCCTCGGCGGGCGGGTGCCCCAGGAGGCCCGCGAGACCGCGCTCGCGCGCGTGGACGCGGTCACCAGGGAGCGCCCGAGGGCCGCGTCCCTGTTCGCGGAGTTCGCCGCCCTTGAGGCGCTGCGGGACGCCGGTCTCACCCCCGGGGACGCCGCGCTGCGCTCCGCCGTCGTCTGCGTCGGCAGCAGTGACGGCCAGGCGGAGGCGCTGGAGGACGTGGTCGCGGGGCGCGGGGACGCCACCGGCACCGGCGGGTTCGCCAGCTACTCCATCGCCCAGGGCGTGGCCCGCACGGTCGGTGCTTCGGGCCCCGCCTACCTGCTCCAGAGCACCTGCGCGTCGGCGAACGTCGCGCTGTCCTGCGCCTTGGAGATGCTCCGCGCGGGCATCGCGGACACCGCCGTGGTCGGGGGCTGCGACCCGTACTCGGAGAAGAACATCATCGGGTTCAACACCCTCCAGGCCATCGGCCCCAAGCCCTGCAAGCCCTTCACCAAGGGGCGGCGCTTCGTCACGCCGTCGGAGGGCTCGGGCATGTTCGTGCTGCAGACCGAGCGCGCGCTCCGCCCGGACGCGACTCCGTACGCGGAGGTGCTCGCCACCGCCATCAGCAACGACGCGAGCCACCCGACGGCCCCCGACCGCGAGGGCGTCGCCGCCTGTCACCGGCGTTCGCTGGAGGAGGCCGGGCTCAAGGCCGACGACATCGACGTGATCTTCGCGCACGGCACGGGCAGCAGGGCCAACGACACCATCGAGGGCGGCATCTTCGCGGAGCGGTACCCGCGGGCGGCGGTCACCGCGATCAAGAGCACCATCGGGCACCTGATGGGCGCGGCGGGCGCGGCCGGAGTCGTGGCGGCCTGTCTGGCGCTGCGGCACCGCCAGGTACCGCCGACCGCGGTCGACCCCGACGACGTCGAGCTGGACATCAACCTGGTCACCGGGGAGCCGCTCTCCGTACCGGACCTGCGGCACGTCCAGAACAACGCGTTCGGCTTCGGCGGCAACAACGCGATCAGCATCTTCCGGAGCGCGTCATGA
- a CDS encoding enoyl-CoA hydratase/isomerase family protein, protein MTVPPSVPSSLTGEKSVLRLTFDGPLAVLSMDSAPMNLFDEAMWGAWADAVEWLTAHPPRALLVRAEGRVVSAGVDVRVFADLDPADAESFWRTKLGVTQALEALPCPTVFAAHSLTLTAAFELALACDLVVATAQARFGLVERKIAFTPSMGGTQRLALRAGPSRARELVMTGDLYRGSVLADWGVVNALLPQASFDTDARAYAMRLATGPTAAHRATKEIVRRCLTDGIAAADDALPHIAADVTGTGDHRRAVTAFLTDGPEHETEYEGR, encoded by the coding sequence ATGACGGTCCCCCCGTCCGTCCCTTCGTCCCTCACGGGCGAAAAGTCGGTGCTGCGCCTCACCTTCGACGGGCCGCTCGCCGTCCTCTCCATGGACAGCGCGCCGATGAACCTGTTCGACGAGGCGATGTGGGGGGCGTGGGCGGACGCGGTCGAGTGGCTGACCGCCCATCCGCCCCGCGCGCTCCTCGTCCGCGCCGAGGGCCGGGTCGTCAGCGCGGGCGTCGACGTACGCGTCTTCGCCGACCTCGACCCGGCCGACGCGGAGTCCTTCTGGCGTACGAAGCTGGGCGTCACCCAGGCGTTGGAGGCGCTGCCCTGCCCCACCGTGTTCGCCGCGCACTCGCTGACCCTGACCGCCGCCTTCGAACTGGCCCTGGCCTGTGACCTGGTGGTGGCGACCGCGCAGGCCCGGTTCGGCCTGGTCGAGCGGAAGATCGCGTTCACTCCGTCGATGGGAGGCACCCAGCGGCTCGCCCTGCGCGCGGGCCCGTCCCGGGCGCGTGAGCTCGTCATGACGGGCGACCTCTACCGCGGGTCCGTGCTCGCCGACTGGGGCGTGGTCAACGCCCTGCTGCCGCAGGCGTCCTTCGACACCGACGCCCGCGCGTACGCGATGCGCCTCGCCACCGGACCGACCGCCGCCCATCGGGCCACCAAGGAGATCGTGCGCCGGTGCCTGACCGACGGCATCGCGGCGGCGGACGACGCCCTGCCGCACATCGCCGCCGACGTCACGGGGACCGGCGACCACCGACGCGCCGTCACGGCGTTCCTGACGGACGGTCCGGAGCACGAAACGGAGTACGAAGGCCGCTGA
- a CDS encoding DUF2637 domain-containing protein: MQLTRTHRILIGVVVAGAVVIAGIGFAGSYAAVRELAEKKGFGGFSVVFPIGIDAGICVLLALDLLLTWIRIPFPLLRQTAWLLTAATIAFNGAAAWPDPLGVGMHAVIPVLFVVSVEAARHAVGRIADITADKHMEGVRLTRWLLSPVPTFKLWRRMKLWELRSYEQVIKLEQDRLVYQARLQARFGRSWRRKAPVESLMPLRLARFGVPLAETAPAGLAAAGIEPVLLPPAPKAVEPAPEQTAQPQQPQLAAALPAQTPEPAHPQPQPQPQQPEAPVETLPVAQHASPWFSAHNASYEPVVPYDEWYAEQERLQQEQQGQQTQQVQVPQQTQQTQQQVQVQHEQPAQHEQPAQEFPVPNGAGGTRPLGDGSPQPEPQPAPEPPAAPTDEELYEVFRYSIGGEGMPTPGAFAANVEATYGLRLQSRALNSYMDQFTARLNDELMEDHIA, translated from the coding sequence ATGCAGCTGACACGGACGCACCGGATACTCATCGGGGTGGTCGTCGCCGGTGCCGTCGTCATCGCCGGAATCGGCTTCGCGGGGTCGTACGCGGCCGTGCGCGAACTCGCCGAGAAGAAGGGCTTCGGCGGCTTCTCGGTGGTCTTCCCGATCGGCATCGACGCGGGCATCTGCGTCCTGCTCGCCCTCGACCTCCTGCTGACCTGGATCCGCATCCCGTTCCCGCTCCTGCGCCAGACGGCGTGGCTGCTGACGGCGGCGACCATCGCGTTCAACGGCGCGGCGGCCTGGCCCGACCCGCTCGGCGTGGGCATGCACGCGGTCATCCCGGTGCTCTTCGTGGTCTCGGTCGAGGCGGCGCGGCACGCGGTGGGCCGGATCGCGGACATCACGGCCGACAAGCACATGGAGGGCGTGCGCCTCACGCGCTGGCTGCTCTCGCCGGTCCCCACGTTCAAACTGTGGCGCCGGATGAAGCTGTGGGAACTGCGCTCCTACGAGCAGGTCATCAAGCTCGAACAGGACCGCCTCGTCTACCAGGCCCGCCTCCAGGCCCGCTTCGGCCGCTCCTGGCGCCGCAAGGCCCCGGTCGAGTCGCTGATGCCGCTGCGCCTGGCCCGCTTCGGCGTCCCGCTCGCGGAGACCGCCCCCGCGGGCCTCGCGGCGGCGGGCATCGAACCGGTCCTGCTGCCGCCCGCGCCGAAGGCGGTGGAACCGGCCCCGGAGCAGACCGCACAGCCCCAGCAACCCCAACTGGCCGCCGCGCTCCCCGCCCAGACTCCGGAACCCGCCCATCCCCAGCCCCAGCCCCAGCCCCAGCAGCCCGAGGCCCCGGTCGAAACGCTCCCGGTGGCCCAGCACGCGAGCCCCTGGTTCTCGGCGCACAACGCCTCGTACGAGCCCGTGGTCCCGTACGACGAGTGGTACGCCGAGCAGGAACGCCTCCAGCAGGAACAGCAAGGCCAGCAGACGCAGCAGGTGCAGGTGCCGCAGCAGACGCAGCAGACGCAGCAGCAAGTGCAGGTGCAGCACGAGCAGCCCGCGCAACACGAGCAGCCCGCCCAGGAGTTCCCGGTACCGAACGGAGCAGGCGGCACACGCCCGCTAGGCGACGGCTCCCCCCAGCCGGAACCCCAGCCCGCCCCCGAGCCCCCCGCCGCCCCCACCGACGAGGAGCTCTACGAGGTGTTCCGCTACTCGATAGGGGGCGAGGGCATGCCCACCCCGGGCGCGTTCGCGGCCAACGTCGAGGCGACGTACGGCCTGCGCCTCCAGTCCCGCGCGCTGAACAGCTACATGGACCAGTTCACGGCCCGGCTCAACGACGAGCTGATGGAAGACCACATCGCGTAA
- a CDS encoding trypsin-like serine peptidase, translating to MESATPPQPQGEGTGESAEEGALKVAASRGVVYGDRAQVDYQGSKTVGVLYFVDKGMATHNCTASVVHSPKGNLILTAGHCGNGDKYAFVPQYRTGKAPARQPHGIWAVDRVFKDPRHTAYGPGSDLDFAFATVKPDKLGRQIEKVTGANTLTRTPSYRVQVTVMGYPSARNAPKDQAIKCRTKTTRLSGYKQLRMECGGFFGGTSGSPWLMNFDERTKTGQVVGNIGGAGGGGATDSVSYAPFYDDQVFALYGDAVRDVGVVERPPFPNSLGAGETWQHAKQFAGGDYTGDGSADLLVVWKDGEVTLHPGDGRGGFTAERRLRKANPAWKQAVTITGGDFTGEGLSDLMVRWSDGKVSLYPDVSAAGFGKEIELAAAKSTWKHAVQITAGRFSGNERVDDVVVRWSDGEVSLYRDVDRRGFVKESRLRKAGPIWKSAGLVASGDFTGNRSWDIVVRWGSGKLSLYQDVGAGGIGKETQLRAPSASWKNAQVMTAGNYTANGRPDDLVVRRGDGAVTLYADTGTALGAERNLVPPRAS from the coding sequence ATGGAGTCGGCTACGCCGCCTCAGCCGCAGGGGGAGGGGACTGGGGAGAGCGCTGAGGAAGGGGCGTTGAAGGTGGCGGCTTCTCGCGGCGTTGTTTATGGCGATCGTGCTCAGGTTGATTACCAAGGGTCCAAGACCGTCGGCGTTCTGTACTTCGTCGACAAAGGCATGGCCACGCACAACTGCACCGCCAGCGTCGTGCACAGCCCCAAGGGCAATCTGATCCTCACCGCCGGTCACTGCGGCAACGGTGACAAGTACGCCTTCGTGCCCCAGTACCGCACGGGCAAGGCGCCCGCGCGGCAGCCCCATGGCATCTGGGCCGTCGACCGGGTCTTCAAGGATCCGCGGCACACCGCCTACGGGCCAGGATCCGACCTCGACTTCGCCTTCGCCACGGTCAAGCCCGACAAGCTCGGCCGTCAGATCGAGAAGGTCACCGGCGCCAACACGCTTACCCGTACGCCCAGTTACCGCGTGCAGGTCACCGTCATGGGCTATCCGTCGGCCAGGAACGCCCCCAAGGACCAGGCGATCAAGTGCCGGACGAAGACCACCCGGCTCTCCGGGTACAAGCAGCTGCGCATGGAGTGCGGCGGCTTCTTCGGCGGTACGTCGGGCAGCCCCTGGCTGATGAACTTCGACGAGAGGACCAAGACGGGGCAGGTCGTCGGCAACATCGGCGGCGCCGGTGGCGGCGGTGCCACTGATTCCGTCTCGTACGCGCCGTTCTATGATGATCAGGTCTTCGCGCTCTATGGTGACGCGGTGCGTGATGTTGGAGTCGTCGAGCGTCCGCCGTTTCCCAACTCCCTTGGTGCAGGGGAGACTTGGCAGCACGCGAAGCAGTTTGCCGGCGGTGACTACACCGGTGACGGCAGCGCCGATCTGCTCGTCGTCTGGAAGGACGGCGAGGTCACCCTCCACCCGGGCGACGGCAGGGGCGGCTTCACCGCGGAACGGCGGCTGCGGAAGGCCAACCCCGCCTGGAAGCAGGCCGTGACGATCACCGGCGGCGACTTCACCGGCGAGGGACTCTCCGACCTGATGGTGCGCTGGTCCGACGGCAAGGTCAGCCTGTACCCGGACGTGAGCGCCGCGGGCTTCGGCAAGGAGATCGAGCTCGCCGCCGCCAAGTCCACCTGGAAGCACGCCGTACAGATCACCGCGGGTCGCTTCAGCGGCAACGAGCGGGTCGACGACGTGGTCGTACGCTGGAGCGATGGCGAGGTCAGCCTCTATAGGGATGTCGATCGCCGCGGCTTCGTCAAGGAGAGCAGGCTTCGGAAGGCCGGGCCCATTTGGAAGAGTGCCGGTCTGGTTGCCAGTGGTGACTTCACCGGTAACCGGTCCTGGGACATCGTCGTCCGTTGGGGCAGCGGCAAGCTCAGCCTCTACCAGGACGTGGGCGCGGGTGGCATCGGCAAGGAGACGCAGCTGCGGGCGCCGAGTGCCTCGTGGAAGAACGCCCAGGTGATGACCGCCGGCAACTACACCGCCAACGGCCGCCCCGACGACCTGGTCGTGCGTCGCGGCGACGGGGCGGTCACCCTCTACGCCGACACCGGCACCGCCCTCGGCGCCGAGCGCAATCTCGTGCCGCCCAGGGCGTCCTGA
- the lysS gene encoding lysine--tRNA ligase, with protein sequence MPIVAAQSTDTTDWVARYADEVIAESERRAPGKPVVVASGLSPSGPIHLGNLREVMTPHLVADEIRRRGLEVRHLISWDDYDRYRKVPAGVPGVDESWAEHIGKPLTSVPAPAGSAYANWAEHFKAAMTEALDELGVAYDGISQTAQYTSGVYREQVLHAMKHRGDIDGILDQYRTKKDPSKGGKGGKQSQKPVDEAELEAAEGSGAAGEDDGSGGTSGYFPYKPYCGRCEKDLTAVVSYDDETTELVYTCTAEGCGFGETVRLSEFNRGKLVWKVDWPMRWAYEGVIFEPSGVDHSSPGSSFVVGGQIVRQIFDGVQPIGPMYAFVGISGMAKMSSSKGGVPTPGDALKIMEAPLLRWLYARRKPNQSFKIAFDQEIQRLYDEWDKLESKVADGSVLPADAAAHSRAVRTAAGELPRTPRPLPYRTLASVADVTAGAEDQTLRILRDLDPSAPIGSLDEVRPRLDRAENWITTQVPADARTIVRGEPDVELLSSLDEEGRKSLRLLLEGLDSHWSLDGLTHLVYGVPKVRAGFSPDATAKELPPEIKVAQRSFFALLYRLLVTRETGPRLPTLLLAVGAERVRKLLGA encoded by the coding sequence GTGCCGATCGTGGCAGCTCAGAGCACTGATACCACCGACTGGGTCGCCCGCTACGCGGACGAGGTCATCGCCGAGTCGGAGCGTCGTGCCCCGGGCAAACCTGTGGTCGTCGCCTCCGGACTCTCCCCGTCCGGGCCGATCCACCTGGGCAACCTGCGCGAGGTCATGACCCCACACCTGGTCGCCGACGAGATCCGCCGTCGCGGCCTTGAGGTCAGGCACCTGATCTCCTGGGACGACTACGACCGCTACCGCAAGGTCCCGGCCGGTGTCCCCGGCGTCGACGAGTCCTGGGCCGAGCACATCGGCAAGCCGCTGACCTCGGTCCCGGCCCCGGCGGGCTCCGCGTACGCGAACTGGGCCGAGCACTTCAAGGCCGCCATGACCGAGGCGCTCGACGAGCTCGGCGTGGCGTACGACGGGATCAGCCAGACCGCGCAGTACACCTCCGGTGTCTACCGCGAGCAGGTCCTGCACGCGATGAAGCACCGGGGTGACATCGACGGGATCCTCGACCAGTACCGCACCAAGAAGGACCCGTCGAAGGGCGGTAAGGGCGGCAAGCAGTCGCAGAAGCCCGTCGACGAGGCCGAGCTCGAAGCCGCCGAGGGGTCGGGCGCCGCGGGCGAGGACGACGGCAGCGGCGGCACCAGCGGGTACTTCCCGTACAAGCCCTACTGCGGGCGGTGCGAGAAGGACCTGACCGCCGTCGTGTCGTACGACGACGAGACCACCGAGCTCGTCTACACCTGCACGGCCGAGGGCTGCGGCTTCGGCGAGACCGTCCGGCTGAGCGAGTTCAACCGCGGCAAGCTGGTCTGGAAGGTCGACTGGCCGATGCGCTGGGCGTACGAGGGCGTGATCTTCGAGCCGAGCGGTGTCGACCACTCGTCCCCGGGGTCCTCCTTCGTCGTCGGCGGGCAGATCGTCCGGCAGATCTTCGACGGCGTACAGCCGATCGGGCCCATGTACGCCTTCGTGGGCATCAGCGGCATGGCGAAGATGTCGTCCAGCAAGGGCGGCGTGCCGACCCCCGGCGACGCGCTGAAGATCATGGAGGCGCCGCTGCTGCGTTGGCTGTACGCGCGGCGCAAGCCCAATCAGTCGTTCAAGATCGCCTTCGACCAGGAGATCCAGCGGCTCTACGACGAGTGGGACAAGCTGGAGTCCAAGGTCGCGGACGGCTCCGTGCTGCCCGCCGACGCGGCCGCGCACTCGCGGGCCGTGCGGACCGCCGCGGGTGAGCTGCCGCGTACGCCGCGGCCGCTGCCGTACCGGACGCTGGCGTCCGTCGCCGACGTCACCGCCGGGGCGGAGGACCAGACCCTGCGGATCCTGCGCGATCTCGACCCGTCGGCGCCGATCGGGTCGCTCGACGAGGTGCGGCCGCGGCTGGACCGTGCGGAGAACTGGATCACCACGCAGGTGCCTGCCGACGCGCGGACCATCGTGCGGGGCGAGCCGGACGTGGAGCTGCTTTCGTCTTTGGATGAGGAGGGGCGTAAGTCGCTTCGGCTGCTTCTTGAGGGGCTCGACTCGCACTGGTCCCTGGATGGTCTGACCCATCTGGTGTACGGCGTGCCGAAGGTGCGGGCCGGGTTCTCCCCGGACGCTACGGCGAAGGAGCTGCCGCCGGAGATCAAGGTCGCGCAGCGGTCGTTCTTCGCGCTGCTCTACCGGCTGCTCGTCACTCGGGAGACCGGGCCTCGGCTGCCTACGCTTCTGCTCGCCGTGGGCGCGGAGCGGGTGCGGAAGTTGCTCGGCGCGTAG